From a single Aquificaceae bacterium genomic region:
- the argJ gene encoding bifunctional glutamate N-acetyltransferase/amino-acid acetyltransferase ArgJ, giving the protein MDILMGVGRAGLKSGGKPDLLVVLLPQTCRASFLFTRNHFKSASVLYSQKVFNGKVRAMVINSGNANCGVGKDGLLHAELMAKRVAERLEIQEEEVLVFSTGVIGKPMPIGDVLNAIDSACSLLEPLDLKRASEVISTTDSFPKYDFVKKGKLEAFGFAKGAGMIHPSMGTMLAYVFTNADLDENVIERLHRDINERTFNSISVDGCMSTNDSFGLISLGLLKEDLQAVSDAIEEVSLSLARKIVQDGEGATRVIKVHVKNTSIQLKARLIAQAIATSNLVKTAIFGRDPNWGRIVAAAGSTPFPIDQFRLKVYMGTHLLYDGKVHPRALEGAKRYLEESQEVEITLDLMEGKESWTYYSSDLTYDYIKINAEYTT; this is encoded by the coding sequence ATGGATATTCTTATGGGAGTTGGAAGGGCAGGTTTAAAATCTGGAGGAAAGCCAGACCTTCTTGTTGTTCTCCTTCCGCAGACTTGCAGGGCTTCCTTTCTCTTTACAAGGAATCACTTCAAATCTGCGAGTGTCCTGTATTCTCAGAAGGTCTTTAACGGAAAAGTCAGGGCAATGGTGATAAACAGCGGAAACGCCAACTGCGGGGTTGGGAAAGATGGTCTTCTCCATGCAGAGCTTATGGCAAAAAGAGTTGCGGAAAGGCTTGAAATTCAGGAGGAAGAGGTTCTGGTCTTTTCCACAGGCGTAATAGGCAAGCCAATGCCAATAGGAGACGTTCTTAATGCAATAGATTCAGCCTGTTCGCTTCTTGAGCCTCTTGACCTCAAAAGAGCAAGCGAGGTTATATCCACAACAGACAGCTTTCCCAAGTATGACTTTGTAAAAAAGGGCAAGCTGGAAGCCTTTGGCTTTGCAAAGGGTGCTGGCATGATACACCCCAGCATGGGGACAATGCTTGCCTATGTGTTTACCAACGCAGACCTAGATGAAAATGTTATTGAGAGGTTACACAGAGACATAAACGAGAGAACCTTTAACTCTATTAGCGTGGATGGATGCATGAGCACCAACGACAGCTTTGGTTTAATTAGCCTTGGGCTTTTGAAGGAAGACCTGCAGGCAGTCAGCGATGCCATAGAGGAGGTTTCTCTCAGCCTTGCCAGAAAGATAGTGCAGGATGGGGAGGGTGCCACGAGGGTTATAAAGGTCCATGTGAAGAACACCTCCATACAGCTCAAGGCAAGGCTAATAGCCCAGGCCATTGCCACATCAAACCTTGTCAAGACAGCCATATTTGGAAGAGACCCCAACTGGGGAAGAATAGTGGCTGCTGCAGGCTCCACGCCCTTTCCAATAGACCAGTTTAGACTAAAAGTTTACATGGGAACCCATCTCCTCTACGATGGAAAAGTCCATCCCAGAGCTCTGGAAGGGGCAAAAAGGTATCTTGAAGAATCTCAGGAGGTGGAGATAACCCTTGACCTGATGGAAGGAAAGGAAAGCTGGACCTACTACAGCTCAGACCTAACATACGATTACATAAAGATAAACGCCGAATACACCACTTGA
- a CDS encoding C4-type zinc ribbon domain-containing protein, with the protein MAYIIFSVKPDRLQRMLELQKIELEMLRTRTALKKLQTQIEEVTKRIEELRKKREDTRRKMEELKREIKRHREMIEECKDGAKRAEERLSLVRKAEEYKALLREKARHEDCVIKLTNSLKELEIELKKLEEGEEDRSLLREMQELEEELTDLRYSQSRLASRIDELEKRLQEIRESTDVEIIQEYEMLKKKHGLPVILPVDSFGACTNCGTRLPSALYSRLIKGDVVVCPSCGRLVYNEGET; encoded by the coding sequence ATGGCTTATATTATATTCTCTGTGAAACCTGACAGGCTTCAAAGAATGCTTGAGCTTCAGAAGATTGAACTTGAAATGTTAAGAACAAGAACGGCCCTCAAAAAGCTTCAGACCCAGATAGAGGAGGTGACTAAAAGGATTGAGGAGCTTAGGAAAAAGAGGGAAGACACAAGGAGAAAAATGGAAGAGTTGAAAAGGGAAATAAAGAGGCACAGGGAAATGATTGAGGAGTGTAAAGATGGTGCAAAAAGGGCTGAGGAAAGGCTGAGCCTTGTCAGAAAAGCTGAGGAATATAAAGCACTTCTGAGGGAAAAAGCCAGACATGAGGATTGTGTCATAAAGCTGACAAACAGTCTTAAGGAGCTTGAAATTGAGCTGAAAAAACTTGAAGAAGGAGAGGAAGATAGAAGTCTGCTCAGGGAAATGCAAGAGCTTGAAGAGGAACTTACCGACCTTAGATACTCTCAGTCAAGACTTGCCAGCAGAATTGATGAGCTTGAAAAAAGGCTTCAGGAAATAAGGGAAAGCACAGATGTAGAAATAATTCAGGAATATGAAATGTTGAAGAAGAAGCACGGTCTGCCAGTAATACTTCCCGTTGATTCCTTTGGAGCCTGCACCAATTGCGGAACAAGGCTGCCCTCCGCTCTCTACTCAAGGCTTATAAAAGGAGATGTAGTGGTATGTCCAAGCTGTGGAAGGCTGGTTTACAATGAGGGGGAGACTTAA
- a CDS encoding M48 family metalloprotease — MRLLFLLLLSVLVSCAEVSARRPLLNLLPESREIEIGKAYIPYAIEEFDGLYPDREVQEYVRNVGLSLARHTERRLPYEFYVVNSSKINAFALPGGPVVITRGLLMKLSSESELASVLGHELGHINARHHARFLEKQFGLSLLLNIGALLVGDKPYGQALLQFGQVGAGLLSLKFSRDQEREADQYGILYTYRAGYDPMAIVRVFEMFKSMERGGRPPEWLSTHPLPETRIKEANREIEKLRPSGAFITDTEDFQRLKERLKKTQHSFEEFDKGKKAFASNNHRLALEHFQRALELYPENYVARAYMAYLLAGEGKLEEADRNSKRALQAMPHVFLTNFVHGYVKFLRREYQESIRHLERARQLIPDHASTHYYLGRDYEALGQYSRAVEHYRAALELSQGRAPWAEDARERLRRLGSMW, encoded by the coding sequence ATGAGGCTTCTTTTTCTTTTGCTCCTTTCAGTCCTTGTTAGCTGTGCGGAAGTCAGTGCCAGAAGACCACTGCTTAACCTTCTTCCAGAAAGCAGGGAGATAGAAATAGGAAAGGCTTACATTCCATATGCCATAGAGGAGTTTGACGGTCTTTATCCGGACAGGGAGGTGCAGGAATATGTGAGAAATGTGGGGCTCAGCCTTGCAAGACATACAGAAAGAAGACTGCCCTATGAGTTTTATGTGGTGAATTCCTCAAAGATAAACGCCTTTGCCCTGCCTGGAGGACCTGTGGTAATAACAAGGGGGCTTCTTATGAAGCTCTCTTCTGAGAGCGAGCTTGCAAGCGTCCTGGGGCATGAACTGGGACACATCAACGCAAGACATCATGCAAGATTTCTTGAAAAGCAGTTTGGGCTGAGTCTTCTCCTTAACATAGGGGCGCTTCTCGTAGGGGACAAGCCCTATGGGCAGGCGTTGCTTCAATTCGGTCAGGTTGGCGCTGGACTTCTCAGTCTAAAGTTTAGCAGAGACCAGGAGAGGGAGGCAGACCAGTATGGCATACTCTACACCTACAGGGCGGGATACGACCCAATGGCAATAGTCAGGGTTTTTGAAATGTTTAAATCTATGGAAAGAGGGGGAAGACCACCTGAGTGGTTGTCTACTCATCCCCTTCCAGAGACAAGAATAAAGGAGGCAAACAGAGAAATAGAGAAGTTAAGACCCAGCGGTGCATTCATAACCGATACGGAGGATTTTCAGAGGTTAAAGGAAAGATTAAAGAAAACCCAGCATTCCTTTGAAGAGTTTGATAAGGGCAAGAAAGCTTTTGCTAGCAACAATCACAGGCTTGCTCTTGAGCACTTTCAGAGAGCACTTGAATTATACCCGGAAAACTATGTGGCAAGGGCTTATATGGCATATCTTCTTGCGGGAGAAGGAAAGCTTGAGGAGGCGGACAGAAACTCAAAAAGGGCTCTTCAGGCAATGCCCCATGTGTTCCTGACCAACTTTGTTCACGGTTATGTGAAGTTCCTGCGAAGAGAATATCAGGAATCTATCAGGCACCTTGAGAGAGCAAGACAGCTCATACCCGACCATGCAAGCACTCATTATTATCTGGGGAGAGATTATGAGGCGCTGGGGCAGTATTCCAGGGCTGTGGAACACTACAGAGCTGCCCTTGAACTCTCTCAGGGAAGGGCACCATGGGCAGAGGATGCAAGGGAAAGGCTCAGAAGGCTGGGAAGTATGTGGTAG
- a CDS encoding FAD/NAD(P)-binding oxidoreductase has translation MFRQLSSVNRRELLSGVVALGLTAPMMVYAKTPRRQKAQVVIVGGGYGGVTTAKYLKKENPRLDVILIEERPFFMSCPMSNHFLAGLMELTPLCFSYNVLEVKHGVKVLNDKVLGIELDRKAVRTSSGYIAYDYLVLSPGIDYDIEDAPFYRESLVYNPPAFKPGSEHIYLKRLIEDFEGGDIVITVPPPPFRCPPAPYERAALIASMIKRNKLKAHMYFIDANERPIINSEGFLSAYYDLYKDIATYITSAQVREVDVQKRVVKTSHGDFKYDLASIIPPMKANRLLEEAGLLKRGQKWVEVNPLTFESSVKNVFVIGDACQSYLPKSGYAAHSEGKMVAKLINARIQGKEVKEEYLQMICYAMVSDREAIMTETAFRYDAVSKRFVPTHREDNQRKESTAKRYEEWARGLWRDLFG, from the coding sequence ATGTTCAGGCAGTTGTCAAGTGTTAACAGAAGAGAGTTGCTGAGTGGGGTTGTAGCCCTTGGCCTGACTGCACCCATGATGGTATACGCAAAAACCCCAAGGAGGCAGAAGGCTCAGGTAGTCATAGTGGGTGGTGGTTATGGGGGTGTGACGACCGCCAAGTATCTGAAGAAGGAAAATCCAAGGCTTGATGTAATACTGATTGAGGAAAGGCCCTTTTTCATGTCCTGTCCCATGTCAAACCACTTTTTGGCCGGTCTCATGGAGCTTACACCCCTTTGCTTTTCTTACAATGTGCTGGAAGTGAAGCATGGAGTTAAAGTTTTGAACGACAAAGTCCTTGGAATTGAGCTTGACAGAAAAGCTGTAAGAACATCATCAGGATACATAGCCTACGACTATCTGGTGCTTTCTCCTGGCATAGATTACGACATAGAAGATGCGCCCTTTTACAGAGAATCCCTTGTTTACAACCCTCCAGCCTTCAAACCAGGCTCAGAGCACATATACCTCAAAAGGCTAATAGAGGATTTTGAGGGCGGTGATATTGTGATAACCGTCCCACCACCTCCCTTTAGATGTCCTCCTGCACCCTATGAGCGTGCCGCCCTTATAGCCAGCATGATAAAAAGAAACAAGCTCAAAGCCCACATGTATTTTATTGATGCCAACGAAAGACCTATAATAAACTCCGAAGGCTTCCTATCCGCCTATTACGACCTCTACAAGGATATAGCTACCTACATAACCTCTGCACAGGTAAGGGAAGTAGATGTCCAGAAGAGGGTGGTAAAGACTTCCCACGGAGACTTCAAGTATGACCTTGCCAGCATAATCCCGCCAATGAAAGCAAACAGGCTTCTTGAAGAGGCTGGGCTTTTGAAAAGGGGTCAGAAATGGGTGGAGGTCAATCCGCTCACCTTTGAATCCTCCGTGAAGAATGTCTTTGTCATAGGAGATGCCTGTCAGAGCTACCTTCCAAAGAGCGGTTATGCGGCACACTCTGAAGGTAAAATGGTGGCAAAGCTCATAAACGCAAGGATTCAGGGTAAAGAAGTCAAAGAAGAATATCTGCAGATGATATGCTACGCAATGGTGAGCGACAGGGAAGCCATAATGACGGAAACTGCCTTCAGATACGACGCGGTATCAAAGAGGTTTGTCCCCACTCACAGAGAGGACAATCAGAGAAAGGAAAGCACTGCAAAAAGGTATGAAGAATGGGCAAGAGGCCTATGGAGAGACCTCTTTGGCTAA
- the rpmI gene encoding 50S ribosomal protein L35: protein MAKVKMKSNRSAKKRFKVTATGKIKRQKAGGSHYNTHKAKDRKRRLRKAALVHPSWEDKVRGMLKEF, encoded by the coding sequence ATGGCAAAGGTGAAGATGAAAAGCAACAGGTCGGCAAAGAAAAGGTTTAAGGTTACCGCAACAGGAAAGATAAAAAGACAGAAGGCTGGCGGTTCACACTACAACACCCACAAGGCAAAGGACAGGAAGAGAAGGCTAAGAAAGGCAGCCCTTGTCCACCCCAGCTGGGAGGACAAGGTCAGGGGTATGCTAAAGGAGTTTTAG
- the rodA gene encoding rod shape-determining protein RodA: MRGRLKKIIKDYDPYVILSLFFICLVGLVGIYSATFKGSPSPLFIKQSLYLVMGLFIMFFLSRLNFRTILDMAPAIYFLNLLLLVLVPLVGKTVYGAKRWIDLGPVSVQPSEFMKFSFLLFALYTLEHTKKFLSREGFILLIAFLLPAVLTLKQPDLGTAVTYGLILFLVLFLGGIRLKYFILSGISLFLVSPLLWHFLKDYQKARILAVLDPYEDYHGSGYQLIQSVIAIGSGGFLGKGFLQGTQSHLLFLPEKHTDFIFSVIAEEWGFLAGSILLLAPFVLFYRIVHYALDVPHPAERLYLGAFAGLWLFQTGVNLLMTMGWAPVVGIPLPFVSYGGSSILTFSLLFGCALSIIREHMNRPIRFENG; the protein is encoded by the coding sequence ATGAGGGGGAGACTTAAAAAAATCATAAAAGATTACGACCCTTACGTGATTTTATCCCTCTTTTTCATATGCCTTGTTGGGCTCGTGGGTATTTACAGCGCAACCTTCAAGGGTAGTCCATCACCTCTCTTTATAAAGCAGTCTCTTTACCTTGTTATGGGTTTGTTCATAATGTTTTTTCTCTCCAGACTGAACTTCAGAACTATCCTTGACATGGCACCAGCCATATACTTCCTCAATCTTCTTCTTCTGGTGCTTGTGCCCCTTGTGGGAAAGACAGTTTACGGAGCGAAGAGATGGATTGACCTGGGTCCAGTAAGTGTTCAACCTTCAGAGTTCATGAAGTTTTCCTTTCTGCTTTTTGCCCTCTACACTCTGGAACACACGAAGAAGTTCCTGAGCAGGGAAGGCTTCATACTTCTCATAGCCTTTCTGTTGCCGGCTGTTCTTACTCTAAAACAGCCCGACCTTGGCACCGCCGTGACTTACGGTCTTATACTTTTTCTTGTTCTCTTCCTTGGGGGAATAAGGCTCAAATATTTCATTCTTTCTGGCATTTCTCTTTTTCTCGTATCCCCCCTTCTCTGGCATTTTCTGAAGGACTACCAGAAAGCACGAATACTTGCAGTCCTTGACCCCTATGAGGACTACCATGGCAGTGGTTATCAGCTGATTCAATCGGTAATAGCCATTGGCTCGGGTGGTTTTCTGGGGAAAGGCTTTCTGCAGGGCACCCAGTCCCATCTTCTTTTCCTTCCGGAGAAACATACGGACTTTATATTCTCCGTTATAGCAGAGGAGTGGGGCTTTCTGGCTGGTTCTATTCTCCTGCTTGCGCCGTTTGTTCTCTTTTATAGGATTGTCCACTACGCTCTGGATGTGCCTCATCCTGCTGAGAGGCTATACCTCGGTGCCTTTGCCGGGCTATGGCTCTTTCAGACAGGCGTGAATCTCCTGATGACTATGGGATGGGCGCCTGTGGTTGGCATACCTCTGCCCTTTGTCAGCTATGGTGGTAGCAGTATACTCACCTTTTCTCTTCTTTTTGGTTGTGCTCTTTCCATAATCAGAGAGCACATGAACAGACCTATAAGGTTTGAGAATGGTTAA
- the hemW gene encoding radical SAM family heme chaperone HemW, with amino-acid sequence MVKGLYFHIPFCSYKCPYCDFVSVVDPVLDPSEYMNMLLKELELYRNLHIKPQTLYFGGGTPSLIKPELYESFFERLFKYVDSSNLEEVSIECNPENYILEDYRRLKDAGFNRVSIGVQSLREEGLRALGRLHSVETSLRAVEFARVAGFENINIDLIYGYHGQSLKDLEKELKILRSLPISHVSFYLLTPYEDTQLGRLYEKGLLELPEEDTIGDMYELICESLEGFGFLQYEVSNFSLPGYQCRHNMLYWSYEEFLGLGVSAWSFVDRVRFGNTKNLRLYAERVSNGEKPVEYEEKLEGDELLYDYLFVALRTSKGVEKSLLSSIPRELEEFFEVNEDRLRLKRRGFLLINEVLWRLRQAILLKA; translated from the coding sequence ATGGTTAAGGGTTTATACTTCCACATCCCCTTCTGCTCTTACAAGTGTCCCTATTGTGATTTTGTATCTGTGGTAGACCCGGTCCTTGACCCTTCAGAATACATGAACATGCTCCTTAAGGAACTTGAGCTATACAGAAATCTGCACATAAAACCCCAGACCCTTTACTTTGGAGGTGGAACGCCCTCTCTTATAAAGCCCGAACTTTACGAGTCCTTTTTTGAAAGGCTCTTCAAGTATGTAGATTCCTCTAACCTTGAAGAGGTCTCTATTGAATGCAACCCAGAAAACTACATCCTTGAGGACTACAGAAGGCTCAAAGACGCAGGCTTTAACAGGGTCAGCATCGGTGTGCAGAGCCTGAGAGAGGAAGGGCTTAGGGCTCTTGGCCGGCTCCATTCTGTTGAGACATCACTCAGGGCCGTTGAATTTGCCAGAGTGGCAGGCTTTGAAAACATAAACATAGACCTCATATACGGCTATCACGGACAGAGCCTCAAAGACCTTGAAAAGGAACTGAAAATCCTCAGAAGCCTGCCAATCAGCCATGTTTCCTTCTACCTTCTTACACCTTACGAGGACACACAGCTCGGAAGGCTGTATGAAAAGGGTCTTCTGGAGCTTCCAGAAGAAGATACTATAGGTGATATGTATGAACTCATATGTGAAAGCCTTGAAGGCTTTGGCTTTTTGCAGTATGAGGTTTCCAACTTCTCCCTGCCTGGCTACCAGTGCAGGCACAACATGCTTTACTGGAGCTATGAGGAGTTTCTCGGACTTGGTGTGTCCGCCTGGAGCTTTGTTGACAGGGTTAGGTTTGGAAACACGAAGAACCTCAGGCTATACGCCGAAAGGGTCAGCAATGGAGAAAAGCCCGTGGAATATGAAGAAAAACTTGAAGGTGATGAGCTTCTCTATGATTATCTGTTTGTTGCCCTGAGAACCTCAAAAGGTGTGGAAAAAAGCCTTCTATCAAGTATACCGCGGGAGCTTGAGGAGTTTTTTGAGGTTAACGAAGACAGGCTGAGGCTAAAAAGGAGGGGCTTCCTTCTCATAAACGAAGTTCTGTGGAGGCTCAGGCAGGCTATATTATTAAAAGCATGA
- a CDS encoding amidohydrolase yields MLDLLIKSTLIPERGKPADVGIKDGMIVKIGEGLEEEARHTIRAEGKVLFPSFANMHTHISMSLLRGLGADLPLMDWLQRVIWVLEGEFVSPEFVRDGALIGIAEAISSGTTLFMDMYFFEESVAEVAQRAGIRAGLGFGILDFPTKVARTPEEYLRRAKDFVREFKGRELVFPTICPHAVYTCSPDTLRKSLELALEEGVYIHTHTAETQQEVEASLQQFGRRPVEHLHSLGLLTDRTLMAHVVWTTEEEREMIKEKGAKVLHCPESNLKLASGIAPISDYVKRGIHVCLGTDGPASNDNLDMMEELSTMAKLQKGANLDAKAMDARTAFKIATEEGFRAVGIRAGRVEVGYEADLILLDTDRPHLQPLYDPVAQLVYSAKSSDIDTVICRGRVLMENRELKTIDQEEVKFIANKWKEKIQEFLKDKILR; encoded by the coding sequence ATGCTTGACCTTTTGATTAAGTCCACCCTGATACCAGAAAGGGGCAAGCCGGCAGATGTAGGCATAAAGGATGGAATGATAGTAAAGATAGGAGAGGGTCTGGAAGAGGAAGCAAGACACACCATAAGGGCTGAGGGGAAGGTTCTCTTTCCATCCTTTGCCAACATGCACACTCACATATCCATGAGCCTTCTCAGAGGGCTGGGTGCAGACCTGCCCCTTATGGACTGGCTCCAGAGGGTCATATGGGTGCTTGAGGGCGAGTTTGTATCGCCAGAGTTTGTCAGAGACGGTGCCCTCATAGGTATTGCGGAAGCCATAAGCTCAGGGACAACCCTATTTATGGACATGTATTTCTTTGAAGAGAGTGTGGCAGAGGTTGCCCAGAGGGCAGGCATAAGGGCAGGGCTCGGTTTTGGTATCCTTGACTTTCCTACAAAGGTGGCAAGAACTCCAGAAGAGTATCTAAGAAGGGCAAAAGATTTCGTAAGGGAGTTTAAGGGCAGAGAACTGGTTTTTCCTACCATCTGCCCACATGCAGTCTATACCTGCTCTCCGGACACCCTCAGAAAATCCCTTGAGCTTGCCCTTGAGGAGGGTGTTTACATACACACTCATACCGCAGAAACCCAGCAGGAGGTGGAGGCATCCCTCCAGCAATTTGGCAGGCGTCCAGTGGAACATCTTCACAGTCTTGGGCTTCTGACAGACAGGACCCTCATGGCGCATGTGGTATGGACAACAGAAGAGGAGAGAGAAATGATAAAGGAGAAAGGTGCAAAGGTTCTGCACTGTCCAGAGAGTAACCTCAAACTCGCCTCTGGCATAGCACCCATAAGCGACTATGTGAAAAGGGGCATTCATGTGTGCCTGGGCACTGACGGACCTGCCTCCAACGACAACCTTGACATGATGGAAGAGCTCAGCACCATGGCAAAACTTCAGAAGGGGGCAAACCTTGATGCAAAGGCTATGGATGCAAGAACGGCTTTCAAAATAGCCACAGAAGAGGGTTTCAGAGCCGTTGGCATCAGGGCGGGAAGGGTTGAAGTGGGATATGAGGCAGACCTGATACTCCTTGACACAGACAGACCACACCTGCAACCACTCTACGACCCTGTTGCGCAGCTTGTTTATTCAGCCAAATCTTCGGACATAGACACGGTCATATGCAGAGGAAGGGTGCTTATGGAGAATAGGGAGCTAAAGACCATCGACCAGGAAGAGGTGAAATTCATCGCGAATAAATGGAAGGAGAAGATACAGGAGTTCCTTAAAGATAAAATTTTAAGATAA
- a CDS encoding TlpA disulfide reductase family protein, producing MTKYVPYILAGILFFMVLFFGLKHREEELLQNSYRPPVEQSLPDFTFKTTDGKELKLSQLRGKAVLLNFWATWCPPCKEEMPIFEREYRRCRDRGFEVLAVNMDSSEGALEKFLRENRYSFTIVRPSEELEKELKLMGFPTSYLLDRNGKIYRIRLGVYRELEKDLKELLGC from the coding sequence ATGACGAAGTATGTTCCCTACATACTTGCGGGCATACTCTTTTTTATGGTTCTTTTCTTCGGACTCAAGCATAGAGAGGAAGAGCTTCTTCAGAATTCTTACAGACCGCCTGTGGAACAGTCTCTGCCAGACTTTACCTTTAAAACAACTGATGGCAAAGAACTAAAACTCTCCCAGCTTCGTGGAAAGGCAGTTCTTCTTAACTTCTGGGCTACCTGGTGCCCACCCTGTAAGGAAGAGATGCCAATCTTTGAGAGGGAATACAGGAGGTGCAGGGATAGAGGCTTTGAGGTGCTTGCGGTAAACATGGACAGCTCAGAAGGAGCTCTGGAAAAGTTTTTGAGGGAGAACAGATACTCTTTCACCATAGTAAGGCCATCGGAAGAGCTTGAAAAGGAGTTAAAGCTTATGGGATTTCCTACCTCCTACCTGCTTGACAGGAACGGTAAAATCTATCGTATAAGGCTTGGTGTCTACAGGGAGCTGGAAAAGGACCTGAAAGAGCTTCTTGGATGTTAA